One Streptomyces sp. NBC_00223 genomic window carries:
- the cysC gene encoding adenylyl-sulfate kinase, translating to MRDTPVTTRQEFEMSTGATVWLTGLPSAGKTTIAYALAERLRGEGHRVEVLDGDEIREFLSAGLGFTREDRHTNVQRIGFVAELLASHGVLVLVPVIAPYADSREAVRKRHQTQGTGYVEVHVATPVDVCSERDVKGLYAKQAAGELTGLTGVDDPYEAPETPDLRIHTQDSTVAQSAAAVHGLLVERGLVSGSDAGSEAASEGETAK from the coding sequence GTGCGGGATACACCTGTGACGACACGTCAGGAGTTCGAGATGAGCACCGGGGCCACCGTCTGGCTCACCGGTCTGCCGAGTGCCGGCAAGACCACCATCGCGTACGCGCTGGCGGAGCGGCTGCGCGGCGAGGGACACCGGGTCGAGGTGCTCGACGGCGACGAGATCCGTGAGTTCCTGTCCGCGGGGCTGGGCTTCACCCGCGAGGACCGGCACACCAATGTGCAGCGGATCGGCTTCGTCGCCGAACTCCTGGCCTCCCACGGCGTGCTGGTGCTGGTCCCGGTGATCGCGCCCTACGCCGACAGCCGCGAGGCGGTGCGCAAGCGCCACCAGACGCAGGGCACCGGCTATGTCGAGGTGCACGTGGCCACCCCCGTCGACGTCTGCTCCGAGCGGGACGTCAAGGGGCTGTACGCCAAGCAGGCCGCGGGCGAACTCACCGGCCTGACCGGCGTGGACGACCCGTACGAGGCCCCCGAGACGCCGGACCTGCGCATTCACACGCAGGACAGCACGGTGGCGCAGTCGGCGGCGGCCGTGCACGGGCTGCTGGTGGAACGGGGACTGGTCAGCGGATCTGATGCGGGATCCGAAGCGGCGAGCGAAGGCGAGACTGCCAAATGA
- a CDS encoding helix-turn-helix transcriptional regulator, translated as MDGDYRERAARVPGVTVWTRRDGGGVYRVLPDGCMDLIWYEGTLLVAGPDTVAHLAEDRPGTDYAGLRFAPGAGPALLGAPAREVRDLRVPLDALWPGADARRLAERVAAGPAAGLEGWAVDRVRATGAADPLPGAVAGALARGRPVAEVAAGTGLGERQLRRRCEAAFGYGPKTLARVLRLQRALALARRGTSFAEVAVAAGYADQPHLAREVRALTGVPLGRLLGP; from the coding sequence GTGGACGGCGACTACCGGGAACGGGCCGCCCGGGTGCCGGGCGTCACCGTGTGGACCCGCCGCGACGGCGGCGGGGTGTACCGCGTGCTGCCCGACGGCTGTATGGACCTGATCTGGTACGAGGGCACGCTGCTGGTCGCCGGGCCCGACACGGTGGCCCACCTCGCCGAGGACCGGCCGGGCACCGACTACGCGGGGCTGCGCTTCGCCCCGGGCGCCGGACCCGCGCTGCTGGGCGCGCCCGCCCGGGAGGTACGGGACCTGCGGGTGCCGCTGGACGCGCTGTGGCCCGGCGCGGACGCCCGGCGGCTCGCCGAACGAGTGGCGGCGGGGCCCGCGGCGGGCCTGGAGGGCTGGGCGGTGGACCGGGTCCGCGCGACGGGGGCCGCCGATCCGCTGCCGGGCGCGGTCGCCGGGGCGCTCGCGCGTGGCCGCCCGGTCGCCGAGGTCGCCGCCGGGACCGGCCTGGGGGAGCGGCAGTTGCGCCGCCGCTGCGAGGCCGCCTTCGGATACGGCCCCAAGACGCTGGCTCGGGTGCTGCGGTTGCAGCGCGCCCTGGCGCTGGCCCGCCGCGGCACGTCCTTCGCCGAGGTGGCCGTCGCGGCGGGCTACGCGGACCAGCCGCACCTGGCCCGCGAGGTCAGGGCTCTGACGGGGGTGCCGCTCGGCCGGCTGCTGGGCCCGTAG
- the cysD gene encoding sulfate adenylyltransferase subunit CysD, with protein MTRTVAHSGTTDSPYALSHLDALESEAVHIFREVAGEFERPVILFSGGKDSILMLHLALKAFAPAAVPFSLLHVDTGHNFPEVLEFRDRTVAEHSLRLHVAHVQDYIDDGRLRERPDGTRNPLQTVPLTDAIQQLRFDAVFGGGRRDEEKARAKERVFSLRDEFSQWDPRRQRPELWQLYNGRHAPGEHVRVFPLSNWTELDVWQYIARERIALPDIYFAHEREVFSRSGMWLTPGEWGGPKDGEPVETRTVRYRTVGDMSCTGAVDSDATTLEAVITEIAASRLTERGATRADDKLSEAAMEDRKREGYF; from the coding sequence ATGACGAGGACCGTCGCGCACAGCGGTACGACGGACAGCCCGTACGCGCTCTCCCACCTGGACGCGCTGGAGTCGGAGGCCGTGCACATCTTCCGCGAGGTCGCGGGCGAGTTCGAGCGGCCGGTGATCCTCTTCTCCGGCGGCAAGGACTCGATCCTGATGCTGCACCTCGCGCTGAAGGCGTTCGCGCCCGCCGCCGTGCCGTTCTCGCTGCTGCACGTGGACACCGGGCACAACTTCCCCGAGGTGCTGGAGTTCCGGGACCGTACGGTCGCCGAGCACAGCTTGCGGCTGCACGTGGCGCATGTGCAGGACTACATCGACGACGGCCGGCTGCGCGAGCGCCCGGACGGCACCCGCAACCCGCTCCAGACCGTGCCGCTGACCGACGCGATCCAGCAGCTGCGCTTCGACGCGGTCTTCGGCGGCGGGCGTCGCGACGAGGAGAAGGCCAGGGCCAAGGAGCGGGTCTTCTCGCTGCGCGACGAGTTCTCCCAGTGGGACCCGCGCCGCCAGCGCCCCGAGCTGTGGCAGCTCTACAACGGCCGGCACGCGCCCGGCGAGCACGTCCGGGTCTTCCCGCTGTCCAACTGGACCGAGCTGGACGTGTGGCAGTACATCGCCCGGGAGCGGATCGCGCTGCCGGACATCTACTTCGCCCACGAGCGCGAGGTGTTCAGCCGGTCCGGCATGTGGCTGACCCCCGGCGAGTGGGGCGGCCCGAAGGACGGTGAGCCGGTGGAGACCCGGACGGTCCGCTACCGCACGGTCGGCGACATGTCCTGCACGGGCGCGGTCGACTCCGACGCCACCACGCTCGAAGCGGTGATCACCGAGATCGCCGCGTCCCGGCTGACCGAGCGGGGAGCGACCCGCGCGGACGACAAGCTGTCCGAGGCCGCGATGGAAGACCGCAAGCGCGAGGGGTACTTCTAG
- a CDS encoding GNAT family N-acetyltransferase, whose protein sequence is MSTAVTTWSLELTAPGELRPAAAPAAETDVRIARAEVPSAEFGRFLYTAVGGDCQWTDRLPWPPERWRTHLERPGCEVWVAYERGTPAGYVELDAQDGGVVEIAYFGLLPAFRGRGLGGHLLSYGTARAWDLAGRWPGRPATGRVWVHTCSLDGPYALENYRRRGFRVFDTVTAPAAEQAAAGLGV, encoded by the coding sequence ATGAGCACCGCCGTGACCACCTGGTCCCTCGAACTGACCGCGCCGGGCGAGCTGCGCCCGGCGGCCGCGCCCGCGGCGGAGACCGACGTCCGGATCGCGCGGGCCGAAGTCCCCTCAGCGGAATTCGGGCGCTTCCTGTATACGGCGGTGGGCGGCGACTGCCAGTGGACCGACCGGCTGCCGTGGCCGCCCGAGCGGTGGCGGACACATCTGGAACGGCCCGGCTGCGAGGTGTGGGTGGCCTACGAGCGCGGCACCCCGGCCGGCTATGTGGAGCTGGACGCGCAGGACGGCGGCGTCGTGGAGATCGCGTACTTCGGGCTGCTGCCCGCCTTCCGCGGCCGCGGTCTCGGCGGCCATCTGCTGTCGTACGGGACCGCGCGGGCCTGGGACCTGGCCGGCCGGTGGCCCGGGCGGCCGGCCACCGGCCGGGTGTGGGTGCACACCTGCTCGCTGGACGGGCCCTACGCGCTGGAGAACTACCGGCGGCGCGGCTTCCGGGTGTTCGACACGGTGACGGCCCCGGCCGCCGAACAGGCGGCCGCCGGGCTCGGCGTCTGA
- a CDS encoding putative leader peptide → MSRTGITLVGRPHVDFCRVSSAICPAG, encoded by the coding sequence ATGTCACGCACTGGAATCACCTTGGTAGGTCGGCCGCACGTCGACTTCTGCCGCGTGTCCAGCGCCATCTGTCCGGCGGGCTGA
- a CDS encoding phosphoadenylyl-sulfate reductase, whose translation MTTAQHTADDLRQLAERAGRDLEDAPALDVLRWAADTFGRRFCVTSSMEDAVVSHLASRALPGVDVVFLDTGYHFPETIGTRDAVAAVMDVNVLTITPKQTVAEQDAQYGPELHDRDPDLCCALRKVAPLEEGLSGYDAWATGLRRDESPTRAGTPVVGWDAKRQKVKIAPIARWTQDDVERYVAEHGVLTNPLLMDGYASVGCAPCTRRVLEGEDVRAGRWAGLGKTECGIHL comes from the coding sequence GTGACCACCGCACAGCACACGGCCGACGACCTTCGGCAGCTCGCCGAGCGCGCCGGGCGCGATCTTGAGGACGCCCCCGCGCTCGACGTGCTGCGCTGGGCCGCCGACACCTTCGGCCGCCGCTTCTGCGTGACCTCGTCGATGGAGGACGCGGTCGTCTCGCACCTCGCCTCGCGCGCGCTGCCCGGCGTGGACGTCGTCTTCCTCGACACCGGCTACCACTTCCCGGAGACCATCGGCACCCGGGACGCGGTCGCCGCCGTCATGGACGTCAACGTGCTGACCATCACCCCGAAGCAGACCGTCGCCGAGCAGGACGCCCAGTACGGCCCGGAGCTGCACGACCGCGACCCCGACCTGTGCTGCGCGCTGCGCAAGGTCGCCCCGCTCGAAGAGGGCCTGAGCGGCTACGACGCCTGGGCCACCGGGCTGCGCCGCGACGAGTCCCCGACCCGGGCCGGCACCCCGGTGGTGGGCTGGGACGCCAAGCGGCAGAAGGTCAAGATCGCCCCGATCGCGCGCTGGACCCAGGACGACGTGGAGCGTTACGTCGCCGAGCACGGCGTGCTGACCAACCCGCTGCTGATGGACGGCTACGCCTCGGTCGGCTGCGCGCCCTGCACCCGCCGGGTGCTGGAGGGCGAGGACGTCCGCGCCGGACGCTGGGCCGGGCTCGGCAAGACCGAGTGCGGGATACACCTGTGA
- a CDS encoding nitrite/sulfite reductase, whose amino-acid sequence MGSSPDRPQPPAGGARPAAAANRRKNTRHRGEGQWAKGHFTPLNGAEQFKRDDDGLNVRARIETIYHHGGFDAIDPNDLRGRFRWWGLYTQRRPGIEGGRTGSLEPEELEDKFFMLRIRVTGGRLTTEQLRVIGEVSQTYARGTADITDRQNIQLHWVRIEDVKDIWEKLEAVGLSTTEACGDCPRGMLGSPVAGVAEDEIIDGTPALDEIVRRYIDNPEFSNLPRKFKTSVSGSPLLDTAHEINDISFVGVVHPEHGPGFDLWVGGGLSTNPMFGVRLGAWVPIEDVPDVWAGVTSIFRDYGYRRLRHRARLKFLVADWGAERFREVLEQEYLKRELTDGPAPEQPAQKWRDHIGVHRQKDGRFYVGFAPRVGRLDGSQLTKIAELAESHGSGRVSTTVEQKMIVLDVPEDRVASLVSGLESMDLRVNPSPFRRGTMACTGIEFCKLAIVETKARGSVLIDELERRLPDFDEPITININGCPNACARIQTADIGLKGQLIVDDDGRQVGGYQVHLGGTLGLGSAFGRKVRGLKVTSEGVEDYVERVLRRYQSDRAEGESFSQWAAHAPDEALS is encoded by the coding sequence ATGGGTTCCAGCCCTGACCGCCCCCAGCCTCCGGCCGGAGGTGCCCGCCCGGCAGCCGCCGCGAACCGCCGCAAGAACACGCGGCACCGCGGTGAGGGCCAGTGGGCCAAGGGCCACTTCACCCCGCTCAACGGCGCCGAGCAGTTCAAGCGGGACGACGACGGCCTCAATGTGCGGGCGCGCATCGAGACGATCTACCACCACGGCGGCTTCGACGCGATCGACCCCAACGACCTGCGCGGGCGCTTCCGTTGGTGGGGTCTGTACACCCAGCGCCGCCCCGGGATCGAAGGCGGGCGCACCGGCTCGCTGGAGCCGGAGGAGCTGGAGGACAAGTTCTTCATGCTCCGGATCCGGGTCACCGGCGGCCGGCTCACCACCGAGCAGCTGAGGGTCATCGGCGAGGTCTCGCAGACCTACGCCCGGGGCACCGCGGACATCACCGACCGGCAGAACATCCAGCTGCACTGGGTCCGTATCGAGGACGTCAAGGACATCTGGGAGAAGCTGGAGGCCGTCGGTCTGAGCACGACCGAGGCGTGCGGCGACTGCCCGCGCGGCATGCTCGGTTCGCCGGTGGCCGGGGTCGCCGAGGACGAGATCATCGACGGCACCCCCGCGCTGGACGAGATCGTCCGCCGGTACATCGACAACCCCGAGTTCTCCAACCTGCCGCGCAAGTTCAAGACGTCGGTGTCGGGTTCGCCGCTGCTGGACACCGCGCACGAGATCAACGACATCTCGTTCGTCGGCGTGGTCCACCCCGAGCACGGCCCGGGCTTCGACCTGTGGGTCGGCGGCGGTCTGTCCACCAACCCGATGTTCGGCGTCCGGCTGGGCGCCTGGGTGCCGATCGAGGACGTGCCCGACGTCTGGGCCGGGGTCACCTCGATCTTCCGCGACTACGGCTACCGCCGGCTGCGGCACCGCGCCCGTTTGAAGTTCCTGGTCGCCGACTGGGGCGCCGAGCGCTTCCGCGAGGTGCTGGAGCAGGAGTACCTCAAGCGCGAGCTGACCGACGGCCCGGCGCCCGAGCAGCCCGCCCAGAAGTGGCGCGACCACATCGGGGTGCACCGGCAGAAGGACGGCCGCTTCTACGTCGGCTTCGCCCCCCGGGTCGGCCGGCTGGACGGCTCCCAGCTGACCAAGATCGCCGAACTCGCCGAGTCGCACGGCTCCGGCCGGGTGTCGACCACGGTCGAGCAGAAGATGATCGTCCTGGACGTGCCCGAGGACCGGGTGGCGTCCCTGGTGTCCGGCCTGGAGTCGATGGACCTGCGGGTCAACCCCTCTCCCTTCCGCCGCGGCACCATGGCCTGCACCGGTATCGAGTTCTGCAAGCTCGCCATCGTGGAGACCAAGGCGCGCGGCAGCGTACTGATCGACGAACTGGAGCGGCGCCTGCCGGACTTCGACGAGCCGATCACCATCAACATCAACGGCTGCCCGAACGCCTGCGCCCGCATCCAGACCGCCGACATCGGCCTCAAGGGCCAGCTGATCGTGGACGACGACGGCCGGCAGGTCGGCGGCTACCAGGTGCACCTGGGCGGCACGCTCGGCCTCGGCTCCGCCTTCGGCCGCAAAGTCCGCGGCCTCAAGGTCACCTCCGAGGGCGTGGAGGACTACGTCGAGCGCGTCCTGCGCCGCTACCAGTCCGACCGCGCCGAGGGCGAGAGCTTCTCCCAGTGGGCCGCGCACGCCCCGGACGAGGCTCTGTCGTGA
- a CDS encoding GAF domain-containing protein yields MAHLPIRPGRPYARDLRASRQLLASVREAALAGRTPPQPPRAVIGESWTRALRLGVDPDVGRRHGVLGTDEIEHRRRSTALAEMLPALREGLVPAADAAGHIMVVTDTEGRVLWRDGSLAVRRSADRLGFAEGASWAEDSVGTNAIGTALILRTPLQVHSAEHFVRTHHGWTCAAAPLHDPRDGRLLGVVNVSGPAATVHPATLSLVSAVARVAEGELRTRHWAAVERLRSVAAPLLAGIGGQALAVDRNGWTAAVTGMAPTGRIALPTAVGAGQVWVPALGMCAFEPLPGGWLIRVDGRERPPAATSVLLDVSRASGASVTVSGAAGSWTQRLSPRHAEVLFVLAVRRAGRTAAELAADLFGDPSRAVTVRAEMSRLRRTLSGVLAHRPYRFADGVEVEVVRPRPPLDPLPHSVAPAVLAARR; encoded by the coding sequence GTGGCACACCTACCGATCAGGCCGGGACGACCCTACGCCCGTGACCTACGCGCGTCACGGCAGCTGCTGGCCTCGGTCCGCGAGGCCGCGCTCGCGGGCCGCACACCGCCGCAGCCGCCACGCGCCGTGATCGGCGAGTCGTGGACCCGGGCGCTGCGGCTGGGCGTCGACCCGGACGTCGGCCGGCGGCACGGCGTCCTGGGCACCGACGAGATCGAGCACCGCAGGCGGTCCACCGCGCTCGCCGAGATGCTGCCGGCGCTGCGCGAGGGGCTGGTCCCGGCGGCGGACGCGGCCGGGCACATCATGGTGGTCACCGACACCGAGGGCCGGGTGCTGTGGCGCGACGGCAGCCTCGCGGTCCGCAGGAGCGCCGACCGGCTGGGCTTCGCCGAGGGCGCCTCCTGGGCCGAGGACTCGGTCGGCACCAACGCGATCGGCACCGCGCTGATCCTCCGCACCCCGCTCCAGGTGCACTCGGCCGAGCACTTCGTCCGTACCCACCACGGCTGGACCTGCGCGGCGGCGCCGCTGCACGACCCGCGCGACGGCCGGCTGCTGGGCGTGGTGAACGTCAGCGGGCCGGCCGCCACCGTGCACCCCGCCACGCTCTCGCTGGTCTCGGCGGTGGCGCGGGTGGCCGAGGGCGAGCTGCGGACCCGGCACTGGGCGGCGGTGGAGCGGCTGCGGTCGGTCGCGGCGCCACTGCTGGCCGGGATCGGGGGCCAGGCGCTGGCCGTGGACCGCAACGGCTGGACGGCGGCCGTGACCGGCATGGCGCCCACCGGCCGGATCGCCCTGCCCACCGCCGTCGGGGCCGGTCAGGTGTGGGTGCCCGCGCTCGGGATGTGCGCGTTCGAACCGCTGCCCGGCGGCTGGCTGATCCGGGTGGACGGCCGCGAACGCCCGCCCGCGGCCACCTCGGTGCTGCTCGACGTGAGCCGCGCGTCCGGCGCGTCGGTGACCGTCTCCGGCGCCGCGGGCAGCTGGACGCAGCGGCTCAGCCCCCGGCACGCCGAGGTGCTGTTCGTGCTGGCGGTGCGCCGGGCCGGCCGCACGGCGGCCGAGCTGGCCGCCGACCTCTTCGGCGACCCGAGCCGCGCGGTGACGGTACGGGCGGAGATGTCCCGGCTGCGGCGCACCCTGTCCGGGGTGCTGGCGCACCGCCCGTACCGGTTCGCCGACGGGGTCGAGGTCGAAGTCGTCCGCCCGCGCCCTCCGTTGGACCCGCTGCCGCACTCGGTGGCGCCTGCGGTGCTCGCGGCCCGGCGCTGA
- a CDS encoding YihY/virulence factor BrkB family protein, producing MQAAEGRSHRRPNRWRRARALYRNVSKRKVGWLLLKDTVNSCVEYRVTGLAAEAAFFVLLSLPPLLLGLVGALGYVDTVVGLDTIDHIRTNILTASSTVLSDNGVNQLVKPLVDDVFHGRRPDLISLGFLIALWSGSRAVNVFVDTITIMYGLEGRRGIVKTRLMSLMLYVIALVLGAAVLPLVVAGPGAVTDVLPGSTGTVHVLYWPGVLLASVAFLTTLYHVSVPVRSAWYEDVPGALIALLMWVVGSFVLRIYLTHTVEGPTIYGSLAAPVAVLLWIGVSAFAVLVGAAVNAATDRVWPSLATAAAREENARRREAVAAEVVAAAVARRAARADEEDEYGADPPAEYPERWADFIPHRDVRARLRPRRPGAPIPAPPPPPPTPPPPHAAPPHAAPPPFPRQPPHLPMPSPRRGDDFDR from the coding sequence GTGCAAGCAGCAGAAGGAAGAAGCCACCGGCGGCCGAACCGGTGGCGCAGGGCCCGCGCTCTGTACCGGAACGTCTCGAAGCGCAAGGTCGGCTGGCTGCTGCTGAAGGACACCGTCAACTCCTGCGTGGAGTACCGGGTCACCGGTCTGGCCGCGGAGGCGGCCTTCTTCGTCCTGCTGTCCCTGCCGCCGCTGCTGCTCGGCCTGGTCGGCGCGCTCGGCTACGTGGACACCGTCGTCGGTCTCGACACCATCGACCACATCCGTACCAACATCCTCACGGCGTCCTCCACGGTGCTCTCCGACAACGGCGTCAACCAGCTGGTCAAACCCCTGGTGGACGACGTCTTCCACGGACGCCGGCCGGACCTGATATCCCTGGGCTTCCTCATCGCCCTGTGGTCCGGCTCCCGCGCGGTGAACGTCTTCGTGGACACCATCACCATCATGTACGGCCTCGAAGGCCGCCGAGGCATCGTCAAGACCCGGCTGATGTCCCTGATGCTCTACGTGATCGCGCTCGTCCTCGGCGCGGCCGTGCTCCCGCTGGTGGTGGCGGGCCCCGGCGCGGTCACCGATGTCCTGCCCGGCAGCACCGGCACCGTCCACGTCCTGTACTGGCCCGGCGTGCTGCTCGCCTCGGTCGCCTTCCTCACCACGCTCTACCACGTCTCGGTGCCGGTGCGGTCGGCCTGGTACGAGGACGTGCCCGGCGCGCTGATCGCGCTGCTGATGTGGGTGGTCGGCAGCTTCGTCCTGCGGATCTACCTCACCCACACCGTCGAGGGCCCGACGATCTACGGCTCGCTGGCCGCACCCGTGGCCGTACTGCTGTGGATCGGCGTGTCCGCCTTCGCGGTGCTGGTCGGCGCCGCCGTCAACGCGGCCACCGACCGGGTCTGGCCGTCGCTGGCCACCGCCGCCGCCCGCGAGGAGAACGCGCGGCGCCGGGAGGCCGTGGCCGCGGAGGTGGTCGCCGCGGCCGTCGCCCGCCGGGCGGCCCGCGCCGACGAGGAGGACGAGTACGGCGCCGACCCGCCCGCCGAGTACCCCGAGCGCTGGGCCGACTTCATCCCGCACCGCGATGTCCGCGCCCGGCTGCGCCCGCGCCGCCCCGGGGCACCTATACCCGCGCCTCCGCCTCCACCGCCCACTCCGCCTCCGCCACATGCGGCGCCCCCACATGCGGCGCCCCCGCCCTTCCCCCGGCAGCCCCCGCACCTGCCGATGCCCTCGCCCCGGCGCGGCGACGACTTCGACCGCTGA
- a CDS encoding acyl-CoA dehydrogenase family protein → MTALTHTVTNQPPPLVGHDVYGTDAALTEAVARHADPGLLAEITDELTGLGRAAGSAQAQRWAEEANTYTPVLRTHDRYGNRIDEVDFHPSWHRLLGHAVSSGLTDAWSRPDGHLRRAAGFVVWSQVEAGHGCPVSMTHAAVPALRTDPALAAEWEPRLGSRAYERQLTAPGGKPGALFGMGMTEKQGGSDVRANTTRAEPLAEPGTYALTGHKWFCSAPMSDGFLVLAQASPSGKDALTCFLLPRVLADGTRNVFAIQRLKDKLGNRSNASAEVEFSGTWARRVGEEGRGVATIIEMVAATRLDCALGSAALMRQAVAQAIHHAAYRDAFGGPLIDKPLMRNVLADLALESEAATTAALRLAAAYDADTEQERALRRLAVAVTKFWVTKRCPVVAAEALECLGGNGYVEESGMPRIFRESPLNSVWEGSGNVQALDVLRVLRREPQAVDAFLAEVGLARGADHRLDAAVKDLRAELADQEGVETRARRIVERMALVFQGSLLVRFAPSPVADAFCASRLGGDWGATFGTLPTAADPAAIVERARPVAP, encoded by the coding sequence ATGACAGCCCTCACTCACACCGTCACGAACCAGCCTCCACCGCTGGTGGGCCATGACGTCTACGGCACGGACGCCGCGCTCACGGAGGCGGTGGCCCGGCACGCGGACCCCGGCCTGCTGGCGGAGATCACCGACGAGCTGACCGGGCTCGGCCGGGCCGCGGGTTCCGCCCAGGCGCAGCGGTGGGCGGAGGAGGCGAACACGTACACCCCGGTGCTGCGCACCCACGACCGCTACGGCAACAGGATCGACGAGGTCGACTTCCACCCGTCCTGGCACCGGCTGCTCGGCCACGCGGTCTCCTCCGGGCTGACCGACGCCTGGTCCCGCCCGGACGGGCATCTGCGGCGCGCCGCGGGCTTCGTGGTGTGGTCGCAGGTCGAGGCGGGCCACGGCTGTCCGGTGTCGATGACGCACGCGGCCGTCCCCGCGCTGCGCACCGACCCGGCGCTGGCGGCCGAGTGGGAGCCCCGGCTGGGATCGCGGGCGTACGAGCGGCAGCTGACGGCGCCGGGCGGCAAGCCGGGGGCGCTGTTCGGGATGGGCATGACGGAGAAGCAGGGCGGCTCGGACGTACGGGCCAACACCACGCGGGCCGAACCGCTGGCGGAGCCGGGGACGTACGCGCTGACCGGCCACAAGTGGTTCTGCTCGGCGCCGATGTCGGACGGGTTCCTGGTGCTCGCCCAAGCATCCCCCTCCGGCAAGGACGCGCTGACCTGTTTCCTGCTGCCGCGGGTGCTCGCGGACGGCACCCGGAACGTCTTCGCGATCCAGCGCCTCAAGGACAAGCTCGGCAACCGCTCGAACGCCTCGGCCGAGGTGGAGTTCAGCGGTACGTGGGCGCGGCGGGTCGGCGAGGAGGGCCGCGGGGTGGCGACCATCATCGAGATGGTGGCGGCCACCCGGCTGGACTGCGCGCTGGGGTCGGCGGCGCTGATGCGGCAGGCGGTGGCGCAGGCGATCCACCACGCCGCGTACCGCGACGCCTTCGGCGGGCCGCTGATCGACAAGCCGCTGATGCGCAATGTGCTGGCGGACCTGGCCCTGGAGTCCGAGGCGGCGACGACGGCCGCGCTGCGGCTGGCCGCCGCCTACGACGCGGACACCGAGCAGGAGCGGGCGCTGCGCCGGCTGGCCGTGGCGGTCACCAAGTTCTGGGTGACCAAGCGCTGCCCGGTGGTGGCGGCCGAGGCGCTGGAGTGCCTGGGCGGCAACGGGTACGTGGAGGAGTCCGGGATGCCGCGGATCTTCCGTGAGTCGCCGCTCAACTCGGTGTGGGAGGGGTCGGGCAACGTCCAGGCGCTCGATGTGCTGCGGGTGCTCCGGCGCGAGCCGCAGGCGGTGGACGCCTTCCTCGCCGAGGTCGGGCTCGCGCGGGGCGCCGACCACCGGCTGGACGCGGCGGTCAAGGATCTGCGGGCCGAACTCGCCGATCAGGAGGGCGTGGAGACCCGGGCCCGGCGGATCGTCGAGCGGATGGCACTGGTCTTCCAGGGCTCGCTGCTGGTGCGGTTCGCGCCGTCCCCGGTCGCGGACGCCTTCTGCGCCTCACGGCTGGGCGGGGACTGGGGTGCCACCTTCGGGACGCTGCCGACCGCGGCGGATCCGGCGGCGATCGTGGAGCGGGCCCGGCCGGTCGCGCCCTGA